GAGGGTGCGGTGGTAAGACGGTAGCTCTGTGACCGTTCTGGACGTAACAAGTGCCTCATAAATATAACTGTTAATTGCAAAATTACAAAGCTAAGGAATAGTTTTGAGCGTgtgcatttgtttatttcactAAAATTTTGAAATATGGAAAAGTATTTGATTAAAGGCAAAAGGAAAGCAACTGAAAGTGAACCTCACTCCAATAAATGTGATGAAAGTAGCAAGCATACGAAAACCAGAAAGTATGACAACAGCTATCTCGCTTGGATTTACATCTACGGTTGTTAGTGGAACGGAGAGACCTcaatgtgtgttgtgtttaaaTATTTTGGCCATGGACAGCATGAAACCAAGCAAATTGAAGCGCCACCTTGAAACACAGCATCCTGAACATGTTGGCAAATCTCTGGAATTTTTTAAAAGGAGACTTGATGAATTTAATAAACAGAGGCGGGCTTTCATGAAGACATCTACCACAGCTGCAAGTGCTTTGCTTGCTTCTTATAAAGTTTCCTACATAATTGCAAGATGCAAAAAAGCTCACAACATAGCAGAAACCTGGGTATTACCCGCTGCTATTGACATGGTGGAAATAATGCTCGATGAACAAAGTGCCAACAAGTTACGCAGCATTCCTCTTGCAGATAATACAGTTGGCAGAAGAATTTCAGACATTAGTGATGATTTATGTGATCAGTTGACAGATGTACTTAAATATTCGCATTTTGGGTTGCAAATAGATGAGGCTACTGATGTAGTGAAAGATGCTCATTTAATAACTTATGTGTGCTATATATCTGCCAATGAAATTAAGGAAGATCTGTTGTTTTGTAAACCTATTGTTGGTAGAGCCACAGCTGTAAAAGTGTTCAACATGATTGACAATTTTTTCAATGAACATGGAATAAGCTGGGAAAATTGTGTTGGACTGTGCACTGATGGAGCCCAGTCAATGGCAGGACGACATGCTGGACTGCAAGCTTTGGTGAGGGAAAAGGCTCCACACACTTCATGGACGCACTGCATGCTTCATAGACAGGCACTTGCATCAGGCAGTATGAATGAAGAGTTAGGTAATTTGCTCAAAGATGTTGTCAGGGTTGTAAATTACATAAAGAACAGTCCATTGAAAGGAAGACTGCACAGTTATGTAAAGATTTTGGTGCTGAACACACTGCTCTACTGTATTACTGTGAATCACGCTGGCTATCCCGTGGAAAAGTACTCCATAGAGTGTATGAACTTAGAAATGAAATTGCTACATTCAtttgtgaaaataaaaacaaaaatggagaCTTTTTCACAGATGATTATTTCATTAAAAAACTTGCTTACATGGTTGATATCTTTGAGAAACTTAACCAACTGAATCAGTCTATGCAGGGGCTCCACATGAATATTTTCGCACAGAGTGACAAAATACGTgcatttatgaagaaaattgaGTTATGGAAAAGGAATGTAGAAAATAACAGTTTTGACATGTTACCAAACTTGCAAGAGTTTCTCAAACATACTAGCGTACTAGGTGGAAATTAATTGTTTGCTGAGCACTCTCCTGGGGAAGTGCTCATTTTACTTTAAAGATGTAGACACAAGTGATTACGAATGGATAAGAAACCCATTTGGTGATAACTCTACAAGCACACTGTCTACAGCTGACCAGGAGCAACTTATTGATTTGTCATGTGACGGTTCGCTGAAACTTGTGTTTGATGCAGGACCTTTGGAAAAATTTTGGTACCCTTCCTTGTCAACTAAGGCCATTGGCATTTTATTACGTTTTGTGACATCATACTTGTGTGAATCAGGATTTAGTTCAGTTGCTGTCCTCAAAACAAAATACCGTTCTCGCTCAGTAATAGAAAAGGAATTATGGGTCTCAGTTTCATCACATTCTCCGAGATTTGAGAAACTCTGCTCAGAGAAGCAAGCGCAACCATCACACTAGTAAAGGTAAGCCTATACATTCAGTCATACATAATTAtgtattgtataatttttttttatcgctgaTTTGTGCCGACTATGACAGTAAATAGCAGTATTTAAACCAGAGTGGAGGGGGCGCAGGGAACTTGTCATTTAACGAAGGGGGGGCGAGAATTCAAAAAGGTTGGAAACCACTGCAATAGAGGGTACCTAATTAACACACCTGGTCTAAGTCAAAGCCTTACCACACCTGTACTATCCTCAGGTGCAGCCAGCAAGGAGGCAAGCGGCTCATCTGTCAGTGTGCGCCTACCATACTCACAGCCACACCAACGGAGGGCCAACGACACCCAAGTCTAGCCGCAGGAACAAAATTAATGTAGTAGGTGGTGTGGCTGGGAGGTGCAGCTGAGAGTGGTGGTGTGACGAGTGTGGAGGCTTAAGGCTTATAGGTGATGTAAGAGATTAGCTAAGATGTGGCTGGTGCAAAATAGTGTTGAGGTGGTaggtggtgtggctgggtggtgttgccagggtggggggggggaggggtgatgcTGTGGCAGGGAGTGATGGCATGGTAATGGAGTGCTGTGATGGAGTGTTAAGCAAAAGTGCACTCATGTTTATTCATTGACTAAAGGTGATGCTGGGAATGTGGGAGGAGGACCCCTTAgggaacagtaagagagagagagagagagagagagagagagagagagagagagagagagagagagagataatgtaaaattatttgtcatttcctgTGATTTCTTGTGATTTATGACTGCAAAATTTACACCTAAGaattataaaaaaggaaaatcatgaaTCTTGAGAAATgcattgaaaaggaaaaaaattacagattACAGTTCATTGCAGTGCAGAAGTTTTGATGTATAAATATTTCTGAACATTCAACAATTATcttcaaatattttcttaatattttatataatgtttGATGACGTATGACCCTTGCTGTGGTGCCTTGAAAGCAATTAGTCAATTCACTCGTTCATAAATTGCAACCCATCTTTTTTTACTGTGCCACTTTTCACTATATAGAGGACagacagccatcaccaccacacatctgCTCCTTTCTCCCTGCAGGTGTGGTGACAAGTAGTGAGGTCACCACTGAATCTGACACACCTGCTGAGCCTGACCTGGTGTCTTTCTGTGCTACCCTGGGCAACAACCGAGCCCTGCGAGTCCCTACCCTCTTCAAGCCAGGTCAGTCATGGTCAGGGGAAGCTCAAATATTTCAGAACAGTGCAGGGATTATCTCCAACACAAATGGAGACCTGCAAAATGTACCTGTCTCCCTCTATATACCAGACAAGCAATCCCTCATAGGGTGGCCCAGGCAAAGCACTACACTCTCATACACGCATCATTCATACTCTTAGTTCTGTCACCTCCTGGTGGTTAGCAGTCATCTCGTAGACCACTCTGCTACACCCCAGGAACTTAGGCATAGCACATCAGGTCATATACttggaaaataaagtgaaaatactTGCTCCTGACAAGCTTACAAAACCAATAGTGCACTTGTGAACTCCTCCTAAACTAAGGAGATAAAACACTGTTATATTAGGTGCCTAAGATTGAAAAGTAGATAGACTAAAGCACTTACTGTTTTGTGCCAGTTAGTGTGGAGTTAACACTTGGAGATTGAGAAAAGTACAAGGGGAAGAGACAGTTCACTTCTTAGCCTGGTCTGAGTGTACCATTGTTTGAGGCAGGTGTTAGGCTGGCATGTATATGGATGGACAGGAGAGACAAAGCAGCAGGAATATGGCTAGATTTAAAAACCGTGAGGATTAAGATTGTTTTCAAATTGAGTGGTAATTGAATGATAATGAGGTTGTTAATGCCAAGTAAATAGTGAGTTTCAAAAGATTACACATATTTATGAACCAGGGTGATTGAtcaaaataggtaggcatgttcaGGGACTGACTGCCCTATGTagggctgatggcttcttgcagcttttgttgtttttgtgctcttatgttcttataaggGAATAAAGTCTTAATGagtaatgatggaagaaaaagacaaggttAGTCATCAGGACCAATAAACTGGCATTGGCACTGGTGGCTCTTGGTTTGCATAAGTTGTTTTACATTAATTAGTTTAATGTGacttaaaatataataaattaagcCCTTTCACTGCATTAAGCAACAATTTGCAGCATTAAGAAgtatgtatgaaatctttataagcatgtgcaaaaaagaagagcatgaaaaagaatagattttgcaatttttggtggtgtagtgtagtgtttgGGGTAGATCAGCAACAGACATGCCAGAGTGCtgagtgactgaggaaagaTTTGACAGACAGCAGGAAAAGGGTTCATTGAATTTACGTGATCTTTTCACCTCGGCACGACCCGTCGCTGTGCTTAcataaatattaaggaaatttgtttcctttttttctgcatttttgttgtttcaGCTTTTACATTTAAGGTTGGGgttaataaacaaagataaactaTATGAATTAGCATTATTCatttataggttaggttaggtaaggttatcacagtgaaagggttaaaagaaatccatccatccatacatatgTTCCCTTATTTACCCATATGTTTGCACCCCAAGCTGACTAACCACCACCCTGCCCACCAGACGGGGACTACCAAACTGTGGCTGACATGGTGGGTGGCAGTCACTCCATTACAGAGTCAACTACTAGTCACGAGGAAAGTTTGGACGAGGCCAGAAGTGCGTCATCCCACTGCAGGTCACGGGGACAGGAACTGCAGGCCAGGCAGGGTCACCGTCCCTCCCACGGCGACCCGGATTATAGCTATGCTCACCCTGTGAAGAAGCAGTaccttcccccacccctccactgTCCTCCACTGACAGCAACAGGTGTATGAGTTAGTGATAGTGAGgtcactgacagacagactcgCCAAATTGTTCATTAGTAAAAGTTCCATGGCCACTAAGTTTGTAATCTGCTTCTGTGTTTGTATCTTTCCAGCCTTTTTATTCATTGATGTACACTTTTGCCTTTCACTGCTTCCTCCTGTAATCCAttctatatctttatatatttacatggaAAGATATGTTTGCATTATttggacattctctctctctctctctctctctctctctctctctaatattgaGGTTCATCTCTTGTCCATAACAAAAGGGCATTTCTGTCTGGTTCCTCAGGTTGGTTGACTAACCCTAAAGCTGCAGGggttttcacacatttctccatTCCATATGTCTCTACTCCTTTGTGGAAAGATGTGTGTTATTTAGGAAGCTCTCTTCTGTCCaagtttcttttcatctttatcatcatgtgTCAAGTCATCCAGTTCTGGCACTATCTTAGtggctgttctttgtattctttccaatctCTACATAAAACATCACCGAATTAATTAAGCTTAGCAGAAATTATGTGATGTGCCCTACTGATGCTGGTGTGAAGGCGAGGTGTTTGTAGTGAGCCGTGTGATGCCTTCCCCAGTGCTGAATATGGAGAGAGCAGCCAGGCGACACCATACACTGGAGTTTTCTGAGGAGGAGTGCGACCACCCCTCCATCAAGCAAGGTTAGTGTATGGGACAGCCTGTAcagtgtggatggatggatgcataTTGGGATGCATGTACAGGTGGGGTATACTGTATGTTCATGTGTGGTTCAAATTCACAAATAGTATTAAGAAATTGATAGATGCTCTCACACACTGGTTGGTCTACAGTATGTACAAAATATTGTCAGCTGCAAGACCTTCTTTTTTGGCCATTTCCTTACAGTTAGGGGTTGGCACCATGTACaagtttctgtcccttgcatcttcctcagtGCCTCCCATCCTTTGTAGCTCTGCCACGTTTCCATACCTCCATTTCactgtctttccctccatcttcttcccttgACTGTCTTTTTTCAAGCTCTTTCAATCAGGtcctggtcttctcttcttactgtaTGTTCATGCATGCTTCAAATTCACAGCATGATAGCCACAAGCATGGTAACACTAGTGGTGACTGATGCTCTCACTCCCTGATTGGTGGACAGTAATTGCAAGATATTGTTAACTGCAAGACCACAGGTGAATGAAAACAATTCAGATGAAGAGAACAAAACCATTATATTACTTACAGAGAAACTAGGAATGGACTGGATTCTTCCTTCTTGCACCTTTCCCAAGACATGAAGGAGACAGATCAGCAAGTTCCATGAGTGTCTGTGGCTTTGAATCATTTCATTCCTCCCTGATACCTGTCTGCAGTTTTGTGGTGTCCAGGCTGCCCTCCTCTGCCTGTGCCTCTCAGTGATTGGTTAAAGATCAGGGG
This genomic window from Scylla paramamosain isolate STU-SP2022 chromosome 33, ASM3559412v1, whole genome shotgun sequence contains:
- the LOC135089422 gene encoding zinc finger BED domain-containing protein 5-like; its protein translation is MKPSKLKRHLETQHPEHVGKSLEFFKRRLDEFNKQRRAFMKTSTTAASALLASYKVSYIIARCKKAHNIAETWVLPAAIDMVEIMLDEQSANKLRSIPLADNTVGRRISDISDDLCDQLTDVLKYSHFGLQIDEATDVVKDAHLITYVCYISANEIKEDLLFCKPIVGRATAVKVFNMIDNFFNEHGISWENCVGLCTDGAQSMAGRHAGLQALVREKAPHTSWTHCMLHRQALASGSMNEELDVDTSDYEWIRNPFGDNSTSTLSTADQEQLIDLSCDGSLKLVFDAGPLEKFWYPSLSTKAIGAASKEASGSSVSVRLPYSQPHQRRANDTQV